Below is a window of Dromiciops gliroides isolate mDroGli1 chromosome 5, mDroGli1.pri, whole genome shotgun sequence DNA.
CTCTGCACACTTACATTTACCACAGTGACGGCTAAATGAGAGTCTACATCATCACTGTCTAGTATAGGAAAAGCAGTATAGATAgtggaatttggagtcagaatttcTGGATTCATGTTTTGACTGCCACTAACTTACTATGAAACCttaagcatgggggcagctaggtggcgcagtggataaagcacgggccctggattcaggaggacctgagttcaaatccagccccagacacttgacacttactagctgggtgaccctgggcaagtcacataaccccattgccctgcaaaacaaacaaacaaaaaatcatttaaaaaaattttttaaaaaagcatttaaactCATTTCCCCTTCCTGGGCTTCAAGTTCTTTATCTGTAcaataaaggggttggacaagatgggccccaatgtcctttccatctgtaaaatccTACTATAGAATGATTTCTAATTCTGGCTCTGAGTGACCATGCACACAtttatttccccatctgtaaaatgggttgagTCCCTTCCTTACAAGGTGATTGTGATGATCATAACAAGAGATGATGGAAAAGTTTgacgacctgggttcaaatcctgcatctaaTACCGTTTCggtaatcctgggtaagtcacttaacgtgTCCATGGTTATTGTCGGAGATGTTGTCAGccttcattgatagagggaatttcctcactggcttAGTTCCTAATACCAATGAAATCCATTCCCTAACCAAAATAGCAATCCCCTAGACTATCTTGTTGCAAGATGACCCTTGTCACACACCTGTAAGatacttcttccattttctttctgcctgctgCCCTCTCCTCTGTCCACCCACCAACTCCATGCTTCCCCTCCTTAGCATCCTTCCTACTTCTGGAGGAAAGTGGACTCTAGTTCTGATCCCTTCTGCTCTCCCCTGCTCCTGAAGTGCCgttcctcccaccccctttccaGGCTACTGCTCCCATCACCTGCTTGAGCCTGAATTTGGCCTCCAACAAGAGCTGAAAATTTCATACATGATTTGTTGAGGCCAGTTTGGAAATGCTTTTGCTGGGATGATGGCCTGGGGACCTTAGATGATGACTGTTACTCCTTTATGTCTTcacatgaggaaggagaaagaatttaagtCCAGATAATTATCAGTCTTTGTAGATGAGATATCCCCCCAGAACTCCTTCCAAACCCATCTCTACACCCTTTTTATAAACAAATGTCTTCTGTATTGTTTTTGGAGGTTTATTTCCAAGACATCAtcatgtgttttgtgtgtgtgtgtgtgtgtgtatgtgtgtgtgtgtgtgtatgtgtggttttGTATTTGTCCAAGGTGAAACCATCCTACCCCTATTTGGTGTCTGATTAGGAAACAGACTGGTTTCCCATTCTGCAAAATGGAGGGAAAACACTTTCATACAATGTGGTTACCCCTTGCTCTTGCAGACCGGGGGTGCATCCCAATGACTCCGGGGCACCTGGAAGATGGTGAGGACACCAAGATGACCTTTATTAAGGAAGTGTTTTTATTTCCCACAGACAGTGGGGCCGGCTGGGCTTCAAGAGGGGCATGGAGATTAAGCAGGGGCTCTCGGGCCTGTACTGCCTGTCCTGGACCTCATCACCACTATCCCCGGCAATCCAGAGCGTGAGCAGGATGACCAGCATCCCGAGCCCGAAGGCGCCCATGAAGCCGCTGAAGAAACCGAGGGCCAGGGGCCGGGCCCAGCTGGCGGGGCCGTGCGGGTACGGGGCCTGGGGCAGCCTCTCCACGATCAGCTCCAGCGCGTCCCAGGAGTCCCAGACGTCCCAGTCGGGAGGCGCTGCGCGGGGCTGGAGGGGCTGCGCTGGGGCCGCCTGCGCCGGGGCCGCCTGCGCCGCCGCCGCTTGCTGGTAAGGCAGCGCGAACTTGCGCAGCTCCAGCGTGGCTTCTTGGTGCAGACTCTTGGCCAGCTCCCGAGCCACGTCCGGGCGGCCGCAGCGCCGCAGAGCCCGGGCTACCCGGTCCCACGCCAGCGCCGGCGCCTCGGCCGCCAGCCAAGCGGCCAGCTCCTTCCGACAGCCGCCGTCCGAGGCCGGCGGCTCCCGCTCCCGCTcctcccgccgccgccgccgccgccgccgccatccCCTGGGACTCTCGCGGTCTTCGTCTGGCGGCCTCCGGTCCTCCGACAGTCGGGCCAGCTCAGCCTCCGGGTCCGGCTCGGGCGCTTCCAGGAGGGCCCGGAACAGCTCGCACTCCTCTGGGGTCAGCATCTCGGCCAGGCGGACCGCCATGTGAGGGCCCATCGAGTCCTCGGCCGCAGCCGGCACCACGGTCCAGCCACACAGCCCCACCAAGACCAGCGCCAGGATGGGAGCCCGCAGCCGTCTGCGCACCGCCATGGCGCCAACGCACCAACGCTCGGAAATTCGGGCAACAATTGGTGGAGAAGGCTCGGAACGCAGCCGGACAATGGGGAGCTGGCTTCGGTCCTGGGtctcccccgccccgccccgctcGGCTCCCTCAAGACCCAGATACCTTTTTTTATAAGCAGTGAAGCGTCCCGGTTTATGATTTTTCAGCGTCAGGCCCTGGCTGCGTTTGGGCACACCCTTGGACCCTTCGGGGGGGGGGGTCCCCCTGAAGTCTCAATGCGTTTTATACAAGTCATTTTCATAACCGATCCTATCTTCTCTTACACCCACGTCTTTGCGGGTCTCTCCCATCCCTTgacgtttaaaaaaaaatgtagaaacctTGGAGCTTGAAGATCAGGATTTAGAGAGACCCAGGGGGTTACCTAGTCCCATTTCCTCATTCTTCCCAAGAGGAAATTCAAGCCAAGAGAGGGGAAACACAATGAAGCTAAGGTCGGAGCTAAGACTAGGACCCAAGTCTCCGGACTCCCAATCTGTTTCCCATCTctgtcctcccctccctgctACCCTTTCCCGTCTTGCATTCATACCCCTGGAGACCACATCCAATCGAATTgcttagatggctcagtggatagagcaccggccctggagtcaggaatacctgagttcaaatccggcctcacacacttaatgcttaactagctgtgtgaccctgggcaagtcacttaaccccaattgcctcactaaaaaaaaaaaaaaaaaagaatcctaaaaAGCCTTATACCCAGGTGGatgttggaggagggagagataaaggaCCAGCCTTTTAGTCCTGGAGATGTCAGATCCCATGGTATCTGTATATCGAAAAGAACTGTTTCTATGCAGAGAGGCGGCTAAGGGCATTTTTTTTCTAGTGTCTTCCTCCAGCGATCCCTAAATACATCCACCCTTATCCAAACCCCAGCCACTTAAGAGTCAGGGATCAGAGTCAGACACAAAGGAAcagtttccatttcctttctaccTATTACCTTAAGAcgacaatacattttaaaagaatgttccTGAAAATAACCCAGCGAAGTAAACAGTACAGgaattattatacccattttaaagataaagaaactaaggttccCGTGATGtgacccatgatcacacagcacAGTTTCTAAAATGGGATTTGTGCCTGTCTCCTAACTTGcattccattataccacacttcTTAAGTAAAACCTCTTGAGGAAAAAATACTACCAGTATGCCAATCTCCCTAAGGCCATGCCTTCCATTCTGATGAATCTCTACTTATGGCCTCTTTGATCatatggtgggggcagggggaattCTGGTTCTACGCTCAGtagaaccttgggcaaatcctgtTCTCTCCCTTGATTTTcccatgggggggaggggaagggacaaaATCCCTCCTCTAAAACGCTATTATTCAGACTCCCAGCACTATTTGGCTTTAGAGGCTGTTGCATTAGTCTTGTAACCTCACCCCATGTCTTCATTCAGGCTTGCCTAGTGAGAAGAGATAGCCAGGAGGCCTGTGTCTTAGGGTAATTTTGTGAGATGGACAATATAGTCGGGACTGCAGAGGGGATAGTCTTAGACCAGGGTTCTGCAGGGCTGGGCTCTGCCCAACAGATAAACTCCAGGATTTTGTAGAAAGATTTTCTCCATATAGAGGGAGGGTGGTCCAAAGAAGCACTGGGGTTCCTTCCCTAGAGTCTAAGGTAATACGACTCTGGGACCCTAAGATTATCTGTCATCCTGGGACATCAGGGCAGGGCCTTCCCAGAATCCATTAAGAGAGGCTCCAGATTTGTTtcaggatatttttcttttttatttatttatttatttttagtgaggcaattggggttaagtgacttgcccagggtcacacagctagtaagtgttaagtgtctgaggccggatttgaactcaggtactcctgacttcagggccggtgctctatccactgcgccacctagctgcccctcaggatattttttaaatgaggttctcttccctcaccccacccccattcccaatTATGTCCTTACCTCGGGTCAAACTCAGACCACTCTTCAGCCCCATGGATGGCATCGGGGTTCAACCAAATGGTGTCCTATGGGctctcaaagcactttatacatcaGTAGTCCCCTCTCAGTTCCCCACAGAGCACACCCCCTTTCccaaaaatgaacagaaattcaTCCGTTTCTCTAGGAAGGATTTGgaataaattatctctaaggtccctttcaggtgCAAATTTGTGATCCAAGAACTAGTAGCCAGCCTGTATAGGCCCTTGACCTCTGCTCTTCCTCCCTtagttttcattctctctccctcccttttccctcagGCCCCACTACCTCCTATTCAGAACTGAGCTGGTGAATGCCTTTGGAAGAAAGGGAGCCCCGTCTCCCCTCCTCGCCcctgggaagaaaggggaaaagatgtgGCTAGGGAGGGACATCCCTCGGCAGGCTCAGATCAGCTGGATgttgtgggaggagggaggagggaggaggttcTATCTACCCAGTGCAGGAGGTGAGCCAAGAGTTGTGCTATAGTCATCAGGGAGAACCCAGGCTGTGGGTCTGGATCAACATAAAGACAGACTCATCTCTCCTTCACACACAGATATGCtgccacacagacacacaaaagaCACGTAAAGAAACAGTACTCCCAACAAAAGTAGAATATACCAGACACATGTATATGTGCCTGTGTGTGCAGCTAGTTGTATGCACAGATTGACTGAACTCTAGTCATGGAGAAACACTTAACCAGTCAATAGCTGTAAGACCATACAGGACAGCTACATCAGGAGAGtattcacagacacacacagtgaGGCTTCAGGATACTGACTTGGGTGCCAGAGagcctgggttctaatccagaATCTGTCATtgcaagaccctgggcaagtccaaacctctcttgagcctcagtttccttatctgtaatatgagatGATCTTGACATTCTATGACTCCACCCCTGACTTCTGTGTCTGCCCCTTCCACTGTTATTGAAAAAACCACTTGTCCTTAAAGGCCTTCACAACGAtttggaggggtagctaggtggcgcagtggataaagcaccagccctggattcaggagtatctgagttcaaatccagcctcagacacttgatacttactggctgtgtgaccctgggcaagtcatttaacccccattgccccacaaaaaaacaaaaacaaaacaaactactcGGGCTCTCATTGACCTCAGAATTCAGTCCCAATTTATAGGCTGGGCTGCACAATTTAGCACATTTCATATTATATTAGGAACTATAGGCTAGCatagctggaaggggcctcagaggatGGAGTCTGACCTCTTCAATGTCCAGCTAGAGAAACTAAAACCCAGATGGGGAAGAGACATGTCCAAGAGCAAAGGGTTAATCCTGAATAACTACAGTATTGCTTCCCCCAGTGAGGAAATGAACACGAAGTGCCTGTgtgcatacagtaagcacttaataattatgCTTGGTtggttatataaaaaaaaaagtggcacagCTAAATGGCTTAGGAGATAAAGCATaggacttggaattgggaagacccccagttcaaatcctgtttcagatacttactagctatgtgactgaccatgggctagtcatttaacctctacccacctatttcctcatctgcaaaactgaGATAGCAGAACTTTATTTCAAAATTGTTGTAAAGACCAAATAGTATccgtaaagcactttgcaaatctgaaagcactatataaatactagctgctattattattattgacacaGTAACTTCAAGGACCTGTAATTTTGACCCTGTATTCTTCCACTAATATAGATCAGATGATGTAGTCAATGGTCTTTCAGgagtttctgtggccaaaaaagGAATCCCCTAGCGGCCAGTCTGGCAATGAGCCTCTGAACTCCTCATTGAGGCATCCATGGTCTATCTCTGGGATCAGTCTTGAAGACTTTCAAACCCGTTAAGACCTTGGATCTGCCAAGAGCTTGCTTAACTCAACTGTCTGCATAGACTTCAAGAATGCAAGCCCAACACCACAGTGAGTCACATTAGTTTGACGTCAGTGGAAGATTTAGTAACATAAATTCAAAACAGACAGAGCCAGGCACACTAGTAGATGCCCCCAAAATCTTTGACTGCATGAACAAAGGCCAGATACCCATTCGGGCACCTTCCCCAAGTGCTCACTTCACCCTTGCCCTCCTCCCGCCCCCATCCTAGTGGGTTCCCCAAGAAAATCACTGGCACCTCACATTATCTCTTTAATACTGTgtaatacaatttttttctttaaaatacagtCTTTTTCTGAGGTAGACAGACCACAACTCCAGAGCATGGGTCAGACAGGAGATAAATATGCCCGCGTACAATACATTGCAAAATGAGGTAGAAATGGTTAGTTACACACCTCCTCCCCCGACAAAATctggggggaagaagaaaaggaccagTTGGTTAAAGTAGGGCACTAGCCCCTCCCAGACCCCCTGCCCCTGGATTCTTTGGTAAACCCTCCCAgacccgccccgccccgccccgcccccccatgACCTGAAATCTTCAACTCCATTCCCTCCACTGTTACCTGGAGATGTCTTagccctcctccccacccatttCCCCATGAGGTAGGTGTATCTCCGAGTCCCATTGTTTAGATGGGTAGACTGAGACATCTTGGGGATTTGGGAGAGTGAGGGGGAACTTTCCCCATGTGCAAAGTGGGCCCTGGGGGTAAACAGTGGGGACTATAATTATATGGGGGGGGGATATCCAGCAAAAGAGAGGATCCCTGGGGCCtcctggaaggggaggggaaggggagggggggagtggtCACTGAGGGATCTTTATTGTATCTCTGCCAGAGAGCCAAGCCCACAGATCTGAGGTAAATGCCCCGGATGCTGGTTTCTTTGTGGGAAATCTGTGAAACCAGTGCTACCCAGTCACCTCTCCAGGCCCTCCCCAAGGTTTTTCCTGTCTGATGTGAATAGTCCTGCTGTAACTGAGGAGCCGGGGGCAGGGCCAGATTTATAGGGGAGGAAAGCGAGGATAATGGAAGGCAAAAGAGAGGGAGGGTTAgacagaaatggggggggggggacagaggaaggaaaagggagaataaACCATGGGAGAATCATTCCCTTTTGCACTCCCTGGGTGAAAACCTTGGACACGACCTCCCCAGGGTCTGTTCAGAACATGCCAAGCCTGAATGAAGAAacaggatggggcagctaagtcCCGAGTGGCCCAGGGCTTCTCTCACCCCAGCCCTACCAGGGAGGATCTCAGAGATGCCACAGCATCCCCTCTATAGATTTCAGCTTCAGCCTAAATGTAAACACCAGGCTTCTAACCTAGCCTGGGAAATGGGGGAGCTGAATGACCTTTACCATGCCTCCTCTCACCCCTTCAGCTTGGATACAGCCTAGTCCAGGCAGTGTGAATCCTtgtctctgcccttccccttctttcaagAGCAAACGCCCAGCTGAAGTGACACCCACCGAGATGGCTTAGGTTAATTTCAGGTTGCTTGATGATTGGGTCAACAAAGGCCACTGTTATAGGCTAGGCTGCCTCCCTGGGGATCATGGGAACAGCTGGCTTCATTTAGAAGGGAGGGATCCCAGTTAGAGCATCCTTCATCCCAGCATTAACACTCAGGGAGCCTAGCGGACCCGGAATGATGAGGGTAGGTCAATGGGGGCGGTTTGGGACAGCAATGGAAAATCGAGGGCCTGCAGACAGGAAAGGGAGAAGACAGGGCTGAAGCAGAAAATCAGAAAATCGGGTGCTCACCACTGCCCCTACTCCTAGTTCCATAGACCAAGGCACAGAAACACCTTCCATCAGTCACAGCCACATGGGGGTTAACACAAGGAGAGCCCTGGGCATCTGCatgtgtggggaggagggaagtgtCTTGGATCCCCCATAACTGGGTTCCCAGTGagatggaggaaaggggaaatgatGAGGGAGGAGATTAGGAGAAAGACTAAAATCTCTTATCCACCCTTGGGActatctagctgctccccacccTGAATCCCCTGCACACTGAGAGAcaagggagtgaggaagatccTTTGGGTCAGCCCTCAGGAGAGGAGTGCCCATGACAGGATGCAAAGCTGCCTAGGACCCTGCTATACTGGGAGTCCCTGGTCTGTGGGGGAgtagagtggggtggggagaaggaaatggatattTCACTTCATCCTTAGCTGCTCTCCTCAGCTCTCTAATTCAGGGTTCAAAAACAACCTTTTCCTCACTGTTGGAACCAGGACGCCAATCCTCTTCCCATTCCAACTCTGGAAAACCCAACTTCCCTGAACTTTCTAGGGTAGCCCTGAGAACTACCTGCCCAAGTATTTATGAGCCCCTAGTTGGCACTGTGGCTGCTTCCTTCTCACCAACTAAAAACAAACACCTTCCAGAGACATCATCTCAGCACCAATTTCCATCTGAATAAAGTCTAGGGTCCAAAATGGCAGGAGGCCAGAAGAAGTGACTTTTGGAGGATCTTGCCCTCCCAGCCACCGTCCACTGGAAGCCCCAGGATTCCTGTCAAGGCATCAGGACCGCTTCTTCCTCCCAGCTCCAGAGAGGACCAGCACACAGAGCTTCTGAATTCTGACAGGGAAGGTCCCAGGACACAGGGCAGGGTTTCAGggtttgggtctttttttttttttcctcagctttTTCAAAACTCACAACTTCTCTACAGAATCCAGCaggagacagacaggcagactgGGGGACACGAGGATGTCCaagatggaggggaggagggggtggggaacatCCCCTGCCCTAAATAAGCAAAACCAGCAACTCCAGCCCAAACTCCTACACTTCTGGCCTCAGACCTGGAGAGGAAGCCCCAGAAATACATTCAGCTTCCCTCCCAGAAAGAGCAGGGAGTTGGGAGGAGGGCCAGGCTCCAGGAGTTTTGGATGCTAATCCCATTTCCTAAGCCCTTTGGGGGAAAAATTGCTCTCAGCCCCAGTGGGGAACGTAGGGGAGCAGCTAAATTCAAAGACATTCTTTCTGGGGtttcttcctgagtcattaaaaaaaaagacagaaaacagcAATTTCTACAAACCTTACAAAAATAACAGGGAGGTCTAGAATATCAAACACGCTACTCCCCCCACTCCAAAGAAATCCCTCGTTTGGGGTATTATTTGGCCTTTTGTTTGACTCCCCCAGGCCAGAAGGCAGTCCGGGGTAGCGGAGTAGGGGTCCCAGGAAGGAGATGAAAATAAAGAGCACGGAATTCTTTCCCCATTCCTGGGATTGTTAAGAGCAGGCAGTGGGTACAGACAGAGCCCTTTGTCTGCTATCATAAACACTGCTTTGCCTATGGGTTAGGGGCAGAAAGTCAGAGATGAAGAgacaagaagagaagaaggagcaCACCGGAAGAGACaagtgaagagaaaagaaacacagaaagatgGATAGTGAcggaaagagatagagagtaaTGGAGGGAAGAGATCCTGTGAAAGGGCCAGAGagacaagaaggaaggaggaagagagagaaagagagagagggagggagggagggagggagagaaagaggagatcagaaggcaggaaggaggatGGAGAACAAGCCGGCTACCTCCACAAGAAGAACAGATGGAAAGAAAGGTTCCTGGGACCCGAGGTCACTTAGCCCAGGGCTGGGGTAATAAATAGTAGACACCTGAGTACATCGAGCCTTCCCTGGCTGACCAGGCAGGGCCAAAGCACCTTCC
It encodes the following:
- the TMDD1 gene encoding transmembrane and death domain protein 1 codes for the protein MPSMGLKSGLSLTRGSKGVPKRSQGLTLKNHKPGRFTAYKKRYLGLEGAERGGAGETQDRSQLPIVRLRSEPSPPIVARISERWCVGAMAVRRRLRAPILALVLVGLCGWTVVPAAAEDSMGPHMAVRLAEMLTPEECELFRALLEAPEPDPEAELARLSEDRRPPDEDRESPRGWRRRRRRRREEREREPPASDGGCRKELAAWLAAEAPALAWDRVARALRRCGRPDVARELAKSLHQEATLELRKFALPYQQAAAAQAAPAQAAPAQPLQPRAAPPDWDVWDSWDALELIVERLPQAPYPHGPASWARPLALGFFSGFMGAFGLGMLVILLTLWIAGDSGDEVQDRQYRPESPCLISMPLLKPSRPHCLWEIKTLP